The following are encoded together in the Populus trichocarpa isolate Nisqually-1 chromosome 5, P.trichocarpa_v4.1, whole genome shotgun sequence genome:
- the LOC127905341 gene encoding FRIGIDA-like protein 5, whose protein sequence is MEEKVSNELKKGELKQEIVRKTMNELQEKASSVLLLCLQWKELEDHFDSIRGLIQAEKEEVERKERVVREREREVGVKEKRVEELVNEVTLKDQDFKDWRRELELKEINFGQKVRERYDEIELKEKKVEEEFREVALREERAEKRFKEAEEKERRVGELFKEVRVKDDEFREWRKRVELKEKELELKGRGVEERIKEIRLKDRKVEESLNELGFKDRKVEERIKEIGLKDKKVEERLKEIGSKDRKVGERLKEVGWKDRMVEERLKEVGLKDRKVEERLKEVGLKGREVEERVKEIALMEKNVGKRSEEVELNRRKLEEGFRELELKSREVEEIIKGVELKEKELEERCRGFDLKGKQIEEVQLKEKELEERLREVEFENKKCLERIKEFELKEKQVADACNARVKSETVDYSIDANLHFSVKMDGKALQILLNKRCKHDEKMKNEVSIALGLSSDPAKLVLDAMEGFHPPHLREGDVEFKEVVVKRSCNLLLEQLTKISPTIKPHVRKEATKLAFLWMIMMTVDGQHNLDVLGFFNLLAAYGLASAFDSDELISRLVIIARNRQTPEFLRVLELGDKIPGFIQNLILKNQPMEAIRFIYAFEMVNQFPPGPILRDYLSGSKIAARKIKRRSKSIEGLVESVKRRVADLMVVLKCIEDYKLETVFSPDTLKQQIKDVERQLSIRKTKLPNLGSNSPQPNLSEKKRLAPKAAASASVLASKSVSATKPALNSTMAACTATSTAPITVTSLAPTTSAIANPVVPIIVTSPSTTAAAAVTPIAVASRPTIRSAVVSPSSSSASPSGSIPKTEPQYQGGNKRCQAQYQGSDKHPHPQEQHQSGNKRPRIAKSPEVPLRTPSLQNTGFAQSVPVPHLRAEGPFINQNPSGGHYNCPGYRPPNPHMSSHYNYGYPYYH, encoded by the exons aTGGAGGAGAAAGTTTCGAACGAGTTGAAAAAAGGTGAGTTAAAGCAAGAAATAGTACGCAAAACTATGAACGAACTTCAAGAAAAAGCTTCTTCTGTTCTGTTACTTTGTTTACAATGGAAGGAATTGGAGGATCACTTTGACTCCATCAGGGGTTTGATCCAGGCGGAGAAGGAAGAGGTTGAGAGGAAGGAGAGAGTGGttagggagagggagagggaagtCGGAGTGAAAGAGAAGAGAGTGGAGGAGTTGGTTAATGAAGTTACGTTGAAAGATCAGGACTTTAAGGATTGGAGAAGAGAGCTTGAgttgaaagaaataaattttgggCAGAAAGTCAGAGAAAggtatgatgaaattgagttgaaGGAGAAGAAAGTCGAGGAAGAGTTCAGAGAAGTTGCATTGAGAGAAGAGAGGGCGGAGAAGAGATTTAAAGAGGCTGAAGAGAAGGAGAGGAGGGTCGGAGAGTTGTTTAAGGAAGTTAGGGTGAAAGATGACGAGTTTAGGGAATGGAGAAAAAGGGTTGAGTTGAAGGAGAAGGAACTTGAGTTGAAAGGTAGGGGGGTTGAGGAGAGGATTAAAGAGATTAGATTGAAAGATAGGAAGGTTGAGGAGAGTCTTAACGAGCTTGGATTCAAAGATAGGAAGGTTGAGGAGAGGATTAAAGAGATTGGATTGAAAGATAAGAAG GTTGAGGAGAGGCTTAAAGAGATTGGATCCAAAGATAGGAAGGTTGGGGAGAGGCTTAAAGAGGTTGGATGGAAAGATAGGATGGTTGAGGAGAGGCTTAAAGAGGTTGGATTGAAAGATAGGAAGGTTGAGGAGAGGCTTAAAGAGGTTGGATTGAAAGGTAGGGAGGTTGAGGAGAGGGTTAAAGAGATTGCATTGATGGAGAAGAATGTTGGCAAAAGGAGCGAGGAAGTTGAATTGAATAGGAGGAAATTAGAGGAAGGATTTAGAGAACTTGAGTTGAAAAGTAGGGAGGTTGAGGAGATAATTAAAGGGGTTGAGTTGAAGGAGAAGGAATTGGAGGAACGGTGTAGGGGGTTTGATTTGAAAGGGAAGCAAATTGAAGAGGTTCAGTTGAAGGAGAAGGAACTAGAAGAGAGGTTACGGGAAGTTGAATTCGAAAATAAGAAGTGCTTGGAGCGAATTAAGGAGTTTGAGTTGAAGGAGAAACAAGTTGCTGATGCTTGTAATGCCCGTGTTAAGTCGGAGACAGTAGATTATTCTATAGATGCTAACCTACATTTTTCAGTGAAAATGGATGGAAAGGCATtgcaaattttattaaataagcgTTGTAAACATGATGAGAAGATGAAGAATGAGGTATCTATTGCTTTGGGACTTTCCTCGGATCCTGCAAAGCTGGTTTTGGATGCAATGGAAGGGTTTCACCCACCCCATTTGAGGGAGGGTGATGTGGAGTTCAAAGAGGTTGTTGTGAAAAGAAGTTGCAATCTTTTGCTTGAGCAATTAACGAAAATATCCCCAACAATCAAACCCCATGTGAGAAAAGAAGCAACGAAACTTGCCTTTCTTTGGATGATAATGATGACAGTGGATGGTCAACACAATTTggatgttttgggtttttttaatctcttggCTGCTTATGGACTGGCCTCTGCTTTTGATTCAGATGAGCTCATAAGCCGTTTGGTGATTATTGCTCGAAATAGGCAGACTCCTGAATTCTTGCGTGTCCTTGAACTAGGAGATAAAATTCCTG GTTTTATTCAAAATCTAATCTTAAAGAATCAGCCAATGGAAGCTATCAGATTCATTTATGCATTTGAGATGGTTAATCAGTTCCCACCTGGACCTATCTTGAGGGATTACTTAAGTGGTTCCAAGATTGCAGCCAGAAAAATTAAGAGGAGGAGCAAATCAATTGAAGGACTG GTTGAGTCTGTAAAGAGAAGAGTAGCTGACCTAATGGTTGTACTGAAATGCATTGAAGATTACAAGCTTGAAACTGTATTCTCACCAGATACCCTCAAGCAACAAATAAAAGATGTCGAAAGACAACTTTCAATTAGGAAAACAAAGTTACCAAACCTGGGCAGCAATTCTCCTCAGCCTAATCTGAGTGAGAAGAAACGTTTGGCCCCAAAAGCTGCTGCTTCTGCCTCTGTCCTCGCATCCAAATCTGTCTCTGCCACTAAACCTGCTCTCAATTCCACGATGGCTGCCTGTACTGCTACCTCAACTGCTCCCATCACAGTCACCTCTCTTGCCCCAACTACTTCCGCTATTGCTAATCCAGTCGTCCCTATCATTGTCACTTCTCCCTCCACAACAGCTGCAGCCGCTGTTACCCCAATAGCAGTTGCCTCTCGCCCCACTATCCGAAGTGCAGTTGTCTCCCCCTCCTCAAGCAGTGCGTCACCTTCTGGCTCAATCCCCAAGACCGAACCACAATACCAGGGCGGAAATAAACGCTGTCAAGCGCAGTACCAGGGCAGTGATAAGCACCCGCACCCTCAAGAACAACACCAGAGTGGAAATAAGCGCCCTCGGATTGCTAAATCACCAGAGGTTCCTCTAAGAACACCATCACTTCAAAACACTGGCTTTGCACAGTCGGTGCCTGTCCCTCATCTGCGAGCAGAAGGTccttttataaatcaaaatccaTCTGGCGGGCACTACAATTGTCCTGGTTATCGCCCACCAAACCCACATATGAGCTCCCATTATAATTATGGATATCCATATTATCATTAG